Proteins encoded together in one Lathyrus oleraceus cultivar Zhongwan6 chromosome 5, CAAS_Psat_ZW6_1.0, whole genome shotgun sequence window:
- the LOC127087733 gene encoding miraculin yields the protein MKFISLCFLISLLVLLFNTQPLQGAEPEPVVDKQGNPLQRGEGYYVFPLWADNGGITLSPTRNRTCPLDIIRNPAALGSSVYFTAPGLDYIPTQTDLTIEIPILGSPCKEPKIWKLSKEGSGFWFVSTGGAAGNLVSKFKIERLEGEHAYEIYSFKFCPSVPGTLCAPVGTFEDSDGTKVMAVGDGIDEPYYVRFQKVSTFGQDLSSV from the coding sequence atgAAGTTCATTTCACTATGTTTCCTAATTTCTCTCTTAGTGTTATTATTCAACACACAACCACTACAAGGAGCTGAACCAGAACCAGTAGTAGACAAACAAGGTAACCCTCTTCAACGAGGTGAAGGTTACTATGTCTTCCCACTTTGGGCTGACAATGGAGGCATTACATTGAGTCCAACAAGAAACCGAACATGTCCTCTCGACATCATTCGTAACCCGGCCGCACTCGGCTCGTCGGTATACTTCACTGCACCAGGCCTTGATTACATTCCAACTCAAACTGATCTGACCATTGAGATTCCAATCCTGGGCAGTCCTTGCAAAGAGCCAAAAATCTGGAAGCTTTCAAAGGAGGGGTCTGGATTCTGGTTTGTGAGCACAGGTGGTGCGGCTGGGAATCTTGTGAGTAAGTTCAAGATTGAGAGGCTTGAAGGTGAACATGCATATGAGATTTATAGCTTCAAGTTCTGTCCTTCTGTTCCTGGTACTCTTTGTGCTCCTGTTGGAACTTTTGAAGATAGCGATGGAACCAAAGTTATGGCTGTTGGTGATGGTATTGATGAACCTTATTATGTTAGGTTTCAGAAAGTTTCTACTTTTGGTCAAGATTTGAGCAGTGTTTAG